A single window of Archangium gephyra DNA harbors:
- a CDS encoding DUF2378 family protein — MERRPQLLSRLSRCRPEHLVPGMFLEAALTSVAARASAEVLEQARRQIAEGERLVENYRYPVAWMLGILDVVGQDAEARGGSYGEAIYLTGRDAGLAYVRSTVGRMRAMVGSASGLHRSLEGIPSAASVAVTFGEHSYRRLSPNSGELIFKQDLIGLGWNVGMVVASTSAALTLGSEGLKFEATATDEDASSFILRLSW, encoded by the coding sequence ATGGAGCGCCGTCCCCAGCTGCTCTCACGGCTGTCCCGATGCCGGCCAGAGCATCTGGTTCCGGGGATGTTCCTGGAGGCGGCGCTCACGTCGGTGGCGGCGCGTGCATCCGCCGAGGTGCTGGAGCAGGCCCGGCGGCAGATCGCCGAGGGCGAGCGGTTGGTGGAGAACTACCGCTACCCGGTGGCCTGGATGCTGGGGATCCTCGACGTCGTCGGCCAGGACGCGGAGGCCCGGGGCGGCTCCTATGGTGAGGCCATCTACCTCACCGGACGGGACGCGGGGCTCGCCTATGTCCGGAGCACCGTGGGGCGGATGCGCGCCATGGTGGGTTCGGCGTCCGGGCTGCACCGCTCCCTGGAGGGCATCCCCAGCGCGGCCTCCGTGGCGGTGACCTTCGGCGAGCACTCCTACCGCCGGTTGAGCCCCAACTCCGGGGAGCTCATCTTCAAGCAGGACCTGATTGGCCTGGGCTGGAACGTGGGCATGGTGGTGGCCAGCACCTCCGCCGCGCTGACGTTGGGCTCCGAGGGGTTGAAGTTCGAGGCCACCGCGACCGACGAGGACGCCAGCAGCTTCATCCTCCGGCTCAGCTGGTAG